A single Glycine soja cultivar W05 chromosome 14, ASM419377v2, whole genome shotgun sequence DNA region contains:
- the LOC114384543 gene encoding BTB/POZ domain-containing protein At5g48130-like, which translates to MEVVSPKDYSVASSPYSSPNIGALLKIKVITWSQQTGLPVSVRVRVKDKIFSLHKFPLTSKSGYFKKRLNDASDVELPETFPGGPETFEMIAMFVYGSSTLIDPFNVVALRCAAEFLEMTEDHCSGNLCERFDLYLNQVVLQSWDDTLIALQRCQMLLPWSEDLLIVSRCIESLAFMACMEVLDPERRRDTPVVTVEELASQDWSCEIIKDDAVSQDLWMRDLIALPFGFFKRVIGSLRKQGMKEKYVSPIIVFYANKWVLSKKTRQFWESSCDKIGEGGMNSKASVILQGVVDLLPVGDKARKVIPVGFYFALLSRSLELGLTTESKAKLQDQITSLLHFSQVENFLLPESGAKLMSSSMELVTMESIISAYVASSSRVNHTPEASNYRVAELWDAYLFNIAADPDMGPKRFMELIERVPPSYRQNHYPLYKTINSFLKTHSGISQDDKGAVCKYLDCQRLSQEACIEAVQDELMPLRLIVQALFVQQLNTHKAFKECSDSFRYAHCGDMSGSLSSSRYPYSASQNLGESPYTDGPELSSRPLSFLLQKDNVMQNFKFSTTEYESTSFRIQNLEQELMSLKRSLQLHNIVTKAEPNLIKSQKMKPCGIETRSLSKRSNPIGQATSCISSVNFASQRRYANRLLKVFRRITLFGSRKLKRKPGTPSQLSK; encoded by the exons ATGGAGGTTGTGAGTCCAAAAGATTATTCTGTTGCTTCTAGTCCTTACTCTTCACCTAACATTGGAGCCTTGCTCAAGATCAAGGTCATCACATG GAGCCAACAAACAGGTTTACCTGTTTCTGTCCGTGTTCGAGTTAAAGACAAGATATTCAGCCTGCATAAA TTTCCTTTGACTTCAAAGAGTGGATACTTCAAGAAGAGATTAAACGATGCATCTGACGTTGAGCTTCCGGAAACATTCCCTGGAGGACCAGAAACCTTTGAGATGATTGCCATGTTCGTTTATGGATCCTCCACATTGATTGATCCTTTTAACGTTGTGGCCCTTAGGTGTGCAGCAGAGTTTCTTGAAATGACTGAAGATCACTGTTCGGGCAACCTTTGTGAACGGTTTGATCTTTATCTGAATCAAGTTGTGTTGCAAAGTTGGGATGACACCCTTATTGCACTTCAAAGGTGTCAGATGCTGCTTCCTTGGTCTGAAGATCTGTTAATAGTGAGTCGCTGCATTGAATCTCTTGCCTTCATGGCATGCATGGAGGTGCTTGATCCAGAAAGGAGGAGAGACACTCCTGTTGTGACAGTGGAAGAGTTGGCTTCCCAAGATTGGAGCTGTGAAATAATCAAGGATGATGCTGTGAGCCAAGACCTGTGGATGAGGGATCTGATTGCTCTACCCTTTGGCTTTTTCAAAAGGGTTATAGGGTCTTTGAGGAAACAAGGAATGAAGGAGAAGTATGTGAGTCCCATCATTGTTTTCTATGCAAACAAATGGGTGCTCTCTAAAAAGACACGCCAATTTTGGGAGAGTTCCTGTGACAAGATTGGGGAGGGTGGCATGAATAGCAAAGCTTCTGTGATTCTACAAGGTGTTGTTGATCTTCTTCCAGTGGGTGATAAGGCTAGGAAAGTGATTCCAGTGGGGTTTTATTTTGCCTTGCTTTCTAGATCTCTTGAGTTGGGGTTGACGACTGAAAGCAAGGCAAAGTTACAAGACCAAATTACATCACTTTTGCACTTTTCTCAAGTGGAGAATTTTCTTCTTCCAGAAAGTGGAGCAAAGTTAATGTCCTCTAGCATGGAGTTGGTGACTATGGAAAGCATAATTTCAGCATATGTAGCATCTAGCTCACGTGTAAACCATACCCCAGAAGCCAGCAATTACAGGGTTGCGGAGTTGTGGGATGCATATTTATTCAATATAGCTGCAGATCCAGATATGGGGCCAAAGAGATTCATGGAACTCATTGAAAGGGTACCACCATCTTATAGACAGAATCATTACCCCCTTTACAAAACAATCAACAGCTTTCTCAAG ACACATTCAGGTATTTCCCAAGATGATAAGGGAGCAGTGTGCAAGTATCTGGACTGTCAAAGGTTATCACAAGAGGCATGCATTGAAGCTGTTCAAGACGAATTGATGCCTCTACGTCTAATTGTCCAAGCACTTTTTGTTcaacaactcaatacacacaaaGCCTTCAAGGAATGCTCAGATTCATTTAGATATGCACATTGTGGAGACATGTCAGGAAGCCTATCAAGCTCTAGGTATCCATATTCTGCAAGTCAGAATCTAGGAGAGAGCCCATACACTGATGGACCTGAGCTCAGTAGCAGGCCATTGAGCTTCCTGCTGCAGAAAGACAATGTGATGCAGAATTTCAAGTTCTCAACTACAGAATATGAGTCAACAAGCTTCAGAATCCAAAATCTTGAACAAGAACTCATGTCCTTGAAAAGAAGCCTTCAATTGCACAACATTGTTACAAAAGCAGAACCAAATTTGATCAAAAGCCAGAAGATGAAGCCGTGTGGCATAGAAACTCGATCACTGAGCAAAAGGAGCAACCCAATTGGACAAGCGACTAGTTGCATCAGTTCTGTAAACTTTGCTTCACAAAGAAGATATGCAAACAGGCTACTCAAGGTCTTTCGCCGCATAACTTTGTTTGGAAGTCGGAAACTGAAGAGAAAACCGGGAACTCCTAGTCAATTGTCCAAGTAA